From Hermetia illucens chromosome 6, iHerIll2.2.curated.20191125, whole genome shotgun sequence, one genomic window encodes:
- the LOC119660350 gene encoding protein sym1 → MNIIKQHRIVRGMVSYALLWPVGNIVEQTLVERKSFSTIDWMRCLKFGLFGGFFVGPTLYLWMRLAGVMWPKIDVKSSLCKAVTEQVSYDPMLITTFLFGMSIFEGKSYEDSRAEVRAKFLETYRVGMVFWPIVQTVNFTFIPAKNQVIFTSFFSMLWSAFLAYMKHLQQETSHEDHMLEIHLFSY, encoded by the exons ATGAATATCATCAAACAGCATAGAATTGTTCGGGGCATGGTCTCTTATGCTCTACTTTGGCCTGTAGGTAATATCGTTGAACAAACACTGGTCGAACGAAAAAGCTTCTCAACTATAGACTGGATGAGATGTCTCAA ATTTGGCCTGTTTGGTGGTTTTTTCGTTGGTCCAACGCTCTACTTATGGATGCGACTAGCTGGAGTTATGTGGCCCAAAATCGATGTCAAATCTTCCCTGTGCAAAGCGGTAACCGAGCAAGTATCTTACGATCCAATGTTGATAACAACGTTTTTGTTTGGAATGAGCATATTCGAAGGGAAAAGTTATGAAGATTCACGAGCAGAG GTACgtgcaaagtttttggaaacgtATAGAGTCGGCATGGTGTTTTGGCCTATCGTACAGACAgtgaattttacttttattccGGCAAAGAATCAAGTTATCTTTACATCTTTCTTCAGTATGCTATGGAGTGCCTTTTTAGCATATATGAAGCACTTACAACAAGAAACTTCTCATGAAGATCATATGTTAGAAATACATTTATTCAGTTATTGA